A portion of the Manihot esculenta cultivar AM560-2 chromosome 2, M.esculenta_v8, whole genome shotgun sequence genome contains these proteins:
- the LOC122723111 gene encoding alpha-1,4 glucan phosphorylase L isozyme, chloroplastic/amyloplastic-like: MATTSHFSATSHCSSVSRFVDLGSRSGGKWRSNLLLIRTLRSRPLARSFSVKNVSSEPKTKLENPISGEDASSIASSIKYHAEFTPLFSPEKFELPKAFVATAQSVRDALIINWNATYECYDRLNLKQAYYLSMEFLQGRALLNAIGNLELTGAYAEALTKLGHDLESVARHEPDAALGNGGLGRLASCFLDSMATLNYPAWGYGLRYKYGLFKQRITKDGQEEVAEDWLEMGNPWEIVRNDISYPVKFYGKVVSGSDGKKHWIGGEDIMAVAYDLPIPGYKTKSTINLRLWSTKAPAEDLDLSAFNAGEHTKAYEALANAEKICYILYPGDNSLEGKSLRLKQQYTLCSASLQDITARFERRSGSNIKWEDFPEKVAVQMNDTHPTLCIPELMRILIDLKGLSWKEAWNITQRTTAYTNHTVLPEALEKWSLDLMQKLLPRHVEIIEMIDEELISTIVTENGREDSDLLEKKLKEMRILENVDLPSTFANLIAKPKESSAAAINENSDEAGKLINEKAEVDSGDETESKGEAKSTGARKKEEVVAEPPPKMVRMANLCVVGGHAVNGVAEIHSEIVRDEVFNSFYKLWPNKFQNKTNGVTPRRWIRFCNPDLSKIITEWTGSEEWVLNTEKLAELRKFADNEDFQTQWRAAKKSNKMKVASLLKEKTGYSVSPDAMFDIQVKRIHEYKRQLLNILGIVYRYKKMKEMSAVERKAKYVPRVCIFGGKAFATYVQAKRIVKFITDVGATVNHDPEIGDLLKVVFVPDYNVSVAELLIPASELSQHISTAGMEASGTSNMKFAMNGCILIGTLDGANVEIRQEVGEDNFFLFGAKAHEIAGLRTERAMGKFVPDPRFEEVKDFVRTGVFGSCNYDELLGSLEGNEGFGRADYFLVGKDFPSYVECQEKVDEAYQDQRRWTNMSIMNTAGSYKFSSDRTIHEYAKDIWNIEPIILS; encoded by the exons ATGGCGACGACTTCACATTTCTCTGCGACTTCGCATTGTAGTTCTGTTTCGAGATTCGTCGATTTGGGTTCCAGAAGCGGTGGCAAGTGGAGATCGAATCTGTTATTGATTCGGACATTGAGGTCCCGCCCTCTTGCGAGGTCGTTTTCCGTTAAGAATGTGTCTAGCGAGCCGAAGACGAAACTCGAAAATCCGATCTCCGGCGAAG ATGCTTCATCTATCGCCTCAAGTATCAAATACCATGCAGAATTCACTCCATTATTTTCACCAGAGAAATTTGAGCTTCCAAAGGCATTCGTTGCAACTGCACAAAGTGTTCGTGATGCTCTCATCATAAACTGGAATGCGACTTATGAGTGCTATGATAGATTGAATTTGAAGCAGGCGTACTATCTGTCAATGGAATTTTTGCAG GGTAGAGCACTTTTGAATGCAATTGGTAATTTAGAGCTGACCGGTGCATATGCGGAGGCTTTGACCAAGCTAGGACACGATTTGGAAAGTGTGGCTCGTCAT GAGCCCGATGCTGCACTTGGAAATGGAGGTCTTGGGCGACTTGCCTCCTGCTTTTTGGACTCCATGGCAACATTAAATTACCCTGCATGGGGTTATGGATTAAGATACAAGTATGGTTTGTTTAAACAGCGAATTACAAAAGATGGTCAAGAGGAGGTTGCTGAAGATTGGCTTGAG ATGGGTAATCCCTGGGAAATTGTGAGAAATGACATTTCATACCCTGTAAAATTTTACGGCAAGGTTGTTAGTGGATCTGATGGAAAAAAACACTGGATTGGAGGAGAAGATATAATGGCTGTGGCATATGATTTGCCAATACCAGGTTATAAAACTAAAAGCACTATCAACCTGCGACTTTGGTCAACTAAAGCTCCAGCAGAAGATCTGGACTTGTCTGCTTTCAATGCTGGGGAGCACACAAAGGCATATGAGGCCCTAGCAAATGCTGAAAAG ATTTGCTACATTCTCTATCCTGGGGATAACTCATTGGAGGGCAAGAGCCTACGTTTGAAGCAACAATATACCTTATGTTCAGCTTCTCTCCAAGATATTACTGCGCGTTTTGAGAGAAGATCCGGCTCAAACATAAAATGGGAAGACTTTCCTGAGAAAGTTGCAGTGCAGATGAATGACACTCATCCCACTCTCTGCATTCCAGAGCTGATGAGGATTTTGATAGACCTGAAAGGCTTAAGCTGGAAGGAGGCCTGGAACATTACTCAAAG AACTACGGCATACACAAACCATACTGTTTTACCTGAAGCTTTGGAGAAATGGAGTTTAGATCTTATGCAGAAACTGTTACCTCGACATGTAGAGATCATAGAAATGATTGATGAAGAG CTGATAAGCACTATTGTTACTGAGAATGGGAGGGAAGATTCAGACCTTTTGGAGAAAAAACTGAAGGAGATGAGAATATTAGAAAATGTAGATTTGCCGTCCACCTTTGCCAATTTAATTGCTAAACCCAAGGAAAGCTCCGCTGCAGCTATCAATGAAAATTCTGATGAGGCAGGCAAGCTGATTAACGAAAAAGCTGAAGTTGATAGTGGAGATGAAACAGAAAGCAAAGGTGAAGCCAAGAGCACAGGCGCTCGGAAGAAGGAAGAGGTGGTGGCAGAACCACCTCCAAAGATGGTCCGCATGGCTAACCTCTGTGTTGTAGGTGGTCATGCAGTAAATGGAGTTGCTGAGATACATAGTGAAATAGTGAGGGATGAAgtgtttaattcattttataag TTGTGGCCCAACAAGtttcaaaataaaacaaatggGGTTACTCCAAGAAGATGGATCCGTTTCTGCAATCCAGATTTGAGTAAAATTATTACTGAGTGGACTGGATCTGAAGAATGGGTTTTAAATACTGAAAAGCTGGCTGAACTAAGAAAG TTTGCAGATAATGAGGATTTCCAAACCCAGTGGAGGGCagcaaagaaaagcaataagatGAAGGTTGCGTCATTgctcaaagaaaaaacagggtATTCTGTCAGCCCTGATGCAATGTTTGATATCCAG GTGAAGCGTATTCATGAATATAAGCGACAACTGCTGAATATTCTTGGAATTGTGTATCGTTACAAGAAGATGAAAGAAATGAGTGCTGTTGAAAGGAAAGCTAAGTATGTTCCTAGAGTTTGTATATTTGGTGGAAAGGCATTTGCCACTTATGTGCAAGCCAAAAGGATTGTGAAATTTATTACGGATGTGGGGGCTACAGTTAATCATGACCCTGAAATAGGTGATTTACTTAAG GTTGTGTTTGTCCCGGATTACAACGTCAGTGTTGCTGAATTGCTTATTCCTGCAAGTGAGCTTTCACAGCATATCAG TACTGCTGGGATGGAAGCCAGTGGAACGAGCAACATGAAGTTTGCTATGAATGGTTGCATCCTGATTGGAACCTTAGATGGGGCCAATGTTGAAATACGACAGGAGGTTGGAGAAGACAATTTTTTCCTCTTTGGTGCTAAAGCTCATGAAATCGCAGGGCTGAGAACAGAAAGAGCTATGGGGAAG TTTGTTCCGGATCCACGATTCGAAGAAGTGAAAGATTTTGTTAGAACTGGTGTTTTTGGCTCATGCAACTACGATGAACTGTTGGGATCATTAGAAGGAAATGAAGGATTTGGACGTGCTGATTATTTCCTCGTTGGCAAGGATTTCCCCAGCTATGTAGAATGCCAAGAGAAAGTTGACGAAGCATATCAAGACCAAAGG AGATGGACCAACATGTCAATCATGAATACAGCAGGTTCGTATAAATTCAGCAGCGATAGAACGATCCATGAATATGCCAAGGATATTTGGAATATTGAACCTATCATATTGTCGTAG